One Globicephala melas chromosome 6, mGloMel1.2, whole genome shotgun sequence genomic window carries:
- the FUBP3 gene encoding far upstream element-binding protein 3 isoform X3 — protein sequence MFPALKCTIDWSSCKPNGDSAIAAKIDSIPHLNNSTPLVDPSVYGYGVQKRPLDDGVGNQLGALVHQRAVITEEFKVPDKMVGFIIGRGGEQISRIQAESGCKIQIASESSGIPERPCVLTGTPESIEQAKRLLGQIVDRCRNGPGFHNDIDGNSTIQEILIPASKVGLVIGKGGETIKQLQERAGVKMVMIQDGPLPTGADKPLRITGDPFKVQQAREMVLEIIREKDQADFRGVRGDFSSRMGGGSIEVSVPRFAVGIVIGRNGEMIKKIQNDAGVRIQFKPDDGISPERAAQVMGPPERCQHAAHVINELILTAQERDGFGGLAVARGRGRGRGDWSVGNPGGIQEVTYTVPADKCGLVIGKGGENIKSINQHSGAHVELQRNPPPSTDPSLRMFTIRGLPQQIELARHLIDEKVGGASLGAPGAFTQGPFSQPPAAPHQNTFPPRSSGCFPNMAAKVNGSPHSAPVSGPPAFLTQGWGSTYQAWQQPTQQVPSQQSQPQSSQPDYSKAWEDYYRKQSHAASAAPQASSPPDYTMAWAEYYRQQVAFYGQTLGQAQAHSQEQ from the exons TAGGTAACCAGTTAGGGGCCTTGGTACATCAAAG gGCAGTAATAACAGAAGAATTCAAAGTGCCTGATAAAATGGTTGGATTTA TTATCGGCCGGGGAGGTGAGCAGATTTCACGGATTCAAGCAGAATCTGGTTGCAAAATTCAGATTGCCTCGG AGAGTTCTGGGATTCCAGAGAGGCCCTGTGTACTTACCGGAACCCCAGAAAGTATTga ACAAGCCAAACGGCTCCTGGGACAGATTGTGGACCGCTGTCGGAATGGACCTGGCTTTCATAATGACATAGACGGCAACAGCACAATCCAGGAGATTCTCATCCCTGCGTCTAAAGTGGGGCTGGTCATCGGCAAGGGAGGGGAGACAATAAAGCAGTTGCAG GAGCGGGCAGGCGTGAAGATGGTCATGATCCAGGACGGCCCGTTGCCCACGGGAGCGGACAAGCCTCTGCGCATCACCGGAGACCCATTTAAAGTACAG CAAGCAAGAGAAATGGTATTAGAGATCATCCGAGAAAAAGACCAAGCTGATTTTCGAGGTGTGCGCGGTGATTTCAGCTCCCGAATGGGAGGAGGCAGTATAGAG GTGTCTGTGCCTAGGTTTGCAGTTGGGATTGTAATaggaagaaatggggaaatgATCAAAAAGATCCAGAATGATGCCGGTGTGAGAATTCAGTTCAAACCAG ATGATGGTATTAGTCCAGAGAGAGCTGCACAGGTCATGGGACCCCCAGAGCGATGCCAGCACGCAGCACATGTCATCAACGAGCTTATTCTTACAGCCCAG GAAAGAGATGGCTTCGGAGGCCTGGCGGTAGCCAGAGGAAGAGGCCGTGGCCGCGGTGACTGGAGCGTGGGAAACCCTGGTGGCATCCAGGAGGTAACCTACACAGTGCCGGCAGATAAGTGCGGCCTCGTCATAGGCAAAG GGGGCGAGAACATCAAAAGCATAAACCAGCATTCAGGAGCGCACGTGGAGCTTCAGCGGAACCCGCCTCCCAGCACGGACCCCAGCCTGCGGATGTTCACCATCAGGGGCCTTCCTCAGCAGATCGAGCTGGCCAGACACCTCATCGACGAGAAAGTGGGC GGTGCCAGTCTCGGAGCGCCCGGAGCCTTCACACAGGGCCCCTTCAGCCAGCCACCTGCCGCACCGCATCAGAA CACCTTTCCTCCGAGGAGCTCAGGGTGCTTCCCAAACATGGCCGCTAAAGTGAACGGAAGCCCTCACAGCGCGCCTGTGAG TGGTCCTCCGGCCTTCCTgacccagggctggggcagcacCTACCAGGCGTGGCAGCAGCCCACACAGCAGGTTCCAA GCCAGCAGAGCCAGCCGCAGAGCAGCCAGCCCGACTACAGCAAGGCCTGGGAAGACTATTACAGAAAACAGA GTCACGCCGCCAGCGCCGCTCCTCAGGCCAGCTCCCCGCCGGACTACACAATGGCCTGGGCGGAGTATTACAGACAGCAGGTCGCGTTCTACGGGCAGACATTAGGGCAGGCTCAGGCCCACAGCCAG GAACAGTAG
- the FUBP3 gene encoding far upstream element-binding protein 3 isoform X6 has product MVGFIIGRGGEQISRIQAESGCKIQIASESSGIPERPCVLTGTPESIEQAKRLLGQIVDRCRNGPGFHNDIDGNSTIQEILIPASKVGLVIGKGGETIKQLQERAGVKMVMIQDGPLPTGADKPLRITGDPFKVQQAREMVLEIIREKDQADFRGVRGDFSSRMGGGSIEVSVPRFAVGIVIGRNGEMIKKIQNDAGVRIQFKPDDGISPERAAQVMGPPERCQHAAHVINELILTAQERDGFGGLAVARGRGRGRGDWSVGNPGGIQEVTYTVPADKCGLVIGKGGENIKSINQHSGAHVELQRNPPPSTDPSLRMFTIRGLPQQIELARHLIDEKVGGASLGAPGAFTQGPFSQPPAAPHQNTFPPRSSGCFPNMAAKVNGSPHSAPVSGPPAFLTQGWGSTYQAWQQPTQQVPSQQSQPQSSQPDYSKAWEDYYRKQSHAASAAPQASSPPDYTMAWAEYYRQQVAFYGQTLGQAQAHSQEQ; this is encoded by the exons ATGGTTGGATTTA TTATCGGCCGGGGAGGTGAGCAGATTTCACGGATTCAAGCAGAATCTGGTTGCAAAATTCAGATTGCCTCGG AGAGTTCTGGGATTCCAGAGAGGCCCTGTGTACTTACCGGAACCCCAGAAAGTATTga ACAAGCCAAACGGCTCCTGGGACAGATTGTGGACCGCTGTCGGAATGGACCTGGCTTTCATAATGACATAGACGGCAACAGCACAATCCAGGAGATTCTCATCCCTGCGTCTAAAGTGGGGCTGGTCATCGGCAAGGGAGGGGAGACAATAAAGCAGTTGCAG GAGCGGGCAGGCGTGAAGATGGTCATGATCCAGGACGGCCCGTTGCCCACGGGAGCGGACAAGCCTCTGCGCATCACCGGAGACCCATTTAAAGTACAG CAAGCAAGAGAAATGGTATTAGAGATCATCCGAGAAAAAGACCAAGCTGATTTTCGAGGTGTGCGCGGTGATTTCAGCTCCCGAATGGGAGGAGGCAGTATAGAG GTGTCTGTGCCTAGGTTTGCAGTTGGGATTGTAATaggaagaaatggggaaatgATCAAAAAGATCCAGAATGATGCCGGTGTGAGAATTCAGTTCAAACCAG ATGATGGTATTAGTCCAGAGAGAGCTGCACAGGTCATGGGACCCCCAGAGCGATGCCAGCACGCAGCACATGTCATCAACGAGCTTATTCTTACAGCCCAG GAAAGAGATGGCTTCGGAGGCCTGGCGGTAGCCAGAGGAAGAGGCCGTGGCCGCGGTGACTGGAGCGTGGGAAACCCTGGTGGCATCCAGGAGGTAACCTACACAGTGCCGGCAGATAAGTGCGGCCTCGTCATAGGCAAAG GGGGCGAGAACATCAAAAGCATAAACCAGCATTCAGGAGCGCACGTGGAGCTTCAGCGGAACCCGCCTCCCAGCACGGACCCCAGCCTGCGGATGTTCACCATCAGGGGCCTTCCTCAGCAGATCGAGCTGGCCAGACACCTCATCGACGAGAAAGTGGGC GGTGCCAGTCTCGGAGCGCCCGGAGCCTTCACACAGGGCCCCTTCAGCCAGCCACCTGCCGCACCGCATCAGAA CACCTTTCCTCCGAGGAGCTCAGGGTGCTTCCCAAACATGGCCGCTAAAGTGAACGGAAGCCCTCACAGCGCGCCTGTGAG TGGTCCTCCGGCCTTCCTgacccagggctggggcagcacCTACCAGGCGTGGCAGCAGCCCACACAGCAGGTTCCAA GCCAGCAGAGCCAGCCGCAGAGCAGCCAGCCCGACTACAGCAAGGCCTGGGAAGACTATTACAGAAAACAGA GTCACGCCGCCAGCGCCGCTCCTCAGGCCAGCTCCCCGCCGGACTACACAATGGCCTGGGCGGAGTATTACAGACAGCAGGTCGCGTTCTACGGGCAGACATTAGGGCAGGCTCAGGCCCACAGCCAG GAACAGTAG
- the FUBP3 gene encoding far upstream element-binding protein 3 isoform X4: protein MHVGPARNTLWFLIAAKIDSIPHLNNSTPLVDPSVYGYGVQKRPLDDGVGNQLGALVHQRAVITEEFKVPDKMVGFIIGRGGEQISRIQAESGCKIQIASESSGIPERPCVLTGTPESIEQAKRLLGQIVDRCRNGPGFHNDIDGNSTIQEILIPASKVGLVIGKGGETIKQLQERAGVKMVMIQDGPLPTGADKPLRITGDPFKVQQAREMVLEIIREKDQADFRGVRGDFSSRMGGGSIEVSVPRFAVGIVIGRNGEMIKKIQNDAGVRIQFKPDDGISPERAAQVMGPPERCQHAAHVINELILTAQERDGFGGLAVARGRGRGRGDWSVGNPGGIQEVTYTVPADKCGLVIGKGGENIKSINQHSGAHVELQRNPPPSTDPSLRMFTIRGLPQQIELARHLIDEKVGGASLGAPGAFTQGPFSQPPAAPHQNTFPPRSSGCFPNMAAKVNGSPHSAPVSGPPAFLTQGWGSTYQAWQQPTQQVPSQQSQPQSSQPDYSKAWEDYYRKQSHAASAAPQASSPPDYTMAWAEYYRQQVAFYGQTLGQAQAHSQEQ from the exons TAGGTAACCAGTTAGGGGCCTTGGTACATCAAAG gGCAGTAATAACAGAAGAATTCAAAGTGCCTGATAAAATGGTTGGATTTA TTATCGGCCGGGGAGGTGAGCAGATTTCACGGATTCAAGCAGAATCTGGTTGCAAAATTCAGATTGCCTCGG AGAGTTCTGGGATTCCAGAGAGGCCCTGTGTACTTACCGGAACCCCAGAAAGTATTga ACAAGCCAAACGGCTCCTGGGACAGATTGTGGACCGCTGTCGGAATGGACCTGGCTTTCATAATGACATAGACGGCAACAGCACAATCCAGGAGATTCTCATCCCTGCGTCTAAAGTGGGGCTGGTCATCGGCAAGGGAGGGGAGACAATAAAGCAGTTGCAG GAGCGGGCAGGCGTGAAGATGGTCATGATCCAGGACGGCCCGTTGCCCACGGGAGCGGACAAGCCTCTGCGCATCACCGGAGACCCATTTAAAGTACAG CAAGCAAGAGAAATGGTATTAGAGATCATCCGAGAAAAAGACCAAGCTGATTTTCGAGGTGTGCGCGGTGATTTCAGCTCCCGAATGGGAGGAGGCAGTATAGAG GTGTCTGTGCCTAGGTTTGCAGTTGGGATTGTAATaggaagaaatggggaaatgATCAAAAAGATCCAGAATGATGCCGGTGTGAGAATTCAGTTCAAACCAG ATGATGGTATTAGTCCAGAGAGAGCTGCACAGGTCATGGGACCCCCAGAGCGATGCCAGCACGCAGCACATGTCATCAACGAGCTTATTCTTACAGCCCAG GAAAGAGATGGCTTCGGAGGCCTGGCGGTAGCCAGAGGAAGAGGCCGTGGCCGCGGTGACTGGAGCGTGGGAAACCCTGGTGGCATCCAGGAGGTAACCTACACAGTGCCGGCAGATAAGTGCGGCCTCGTCATAGGCAAAG GGGGCGAGAACATCAAAAGCATAAACCAGCATTCAGGAGCGCACGTGGAGCTTCAGCGGAACCCGCCTCCCAGCACGGACCCCAGCCTGCGGATGTTCACCATCAGGGGCCTTCCTCAGCAGATCGAGCTGGCCAGACACCTCATCGACGAGAAAGTGGGC GGTGCCAGTCTCGGAGCGCCCGGAGCCTTCACACAGGGCCCCTTCAGCCAGCCACCTGCCGCACCGCATCAGAA CACCTTTCCTCCGAGGAGCTCAGGGTGCTTCCCAAACATGGCCGCTAAAGTGAACGGAAGCCCTCACAGCGCGCCTGTGAG TGGTCCTCCGGCCTTCCTgacccagggctggggcagcacCTACCAGGCGTGGCAGCAGCCCACACAGCAGGTTCCAA GCCAGCAGAGCCAGCCGCAGAGCAGCCAGCCCGACTACAGCAAGGCCTGGGAAGACTATTACAGAAAACAGA GTCACGCCGCCAGCGCCGCTCCTCAGGCCAGCTCCCCGCCGGACTACACAATGGCCTGGGCGGAGTATTACAGACAGCAGGTCGCGTTCTACGGGCAGACATTAGGGCAGGCTCAGGCCCACAGCCAG GAACAGTAG